The genome window CGGTGCGAGCGGGGAGGAGAAGCGCCGGTTCACGACGACGAAGCCGGATGATCACGAACTTACGCAGTTTCTCCGAGACTACAACGCGTCTGCTCGCGAAGCCGGTACCGAACCGGTTGCCTTCACGGCTGCGCAGGAGGAGGACTGGCTCGGCGGCGTCCTGATGTGGTTGATTCCCATCGGTCTGTTCGTTGCAATTTGGATTCTGTTCATGCGGCGCATGGGCCCCGGGTCTCAGGTTCTCAATATCGGGAAAAACAAAGCAAAGCTGTTCGATGCGTCCGAGGATCACAACGTCACCTTCGACGATGTCGCTGGATTGCAGGAAGCGAAGGAAGAGGTAATGGAGGTGGTCGACTTCCTGAAGAACCCCGAGAAGTTTACTCGGCTCGGCGGAAAACTACCGAAGGGGGTTCTGCTCGTGGGGCCGCCGGGTACGGGGAAAACGTTGATGGCGAAAGCCGTGGCCGGCGAGGCTGGCGTCCCGTTCTTTAGTATCTCGGGTTCGGACTTCGTCGAGATGTTCGTCGGTGTGGGCGCCTCCCGCGTACGCGATCTGTTTAAGAATGCCAAAGAGAAGGCGCCCTGTATCATCTTCATTGATGAAATGGACGCCATCGGTCGCTCGCGCGGCCGCAACTCCATGGTTGGCGGCAACGATGAGCGGGAGAATACGCTCAACCAGCTTCTCGTTGAGATGGATGGATTCGATTCCGACGCCGGCGTGATTATCATGGCGGCGACGAACCGACCGGACGTACTCGACTCGGCCTTGCTCCGTCCGGGTCGATTTGATCGGCAGATCATGGTTGATAAACCCGACCGGAACGCCCGGGAGCAGATCTTTGGGGTGCATGTCCGGAATCTCCTTCTTGGAGACGACGTGGACCTCGAAGTTCTCGCGGGACAGACGCCTGGATTTGCCGGCGCGGAGATAGCGAACGTCTGCAACGAGGCGGCCCTCCTCGCGGCCCGGAAGGACAAGGACGCGATTGAGATGAGTGACTTCGAGCAGGCGATTGATCGCGTCATTGCGGGTCTTGAGAAGAAGAACAAGATCATCTCGCCTGAAGAACGGGAGGTAATTGCGTTCCACGAGTCCGGGCACGCGATTGTCGGCTGGTTCCTCGAGAATACCGACCCCGTTGTCAAAGTCTCGATCGTACCGCGTGGTCTGTCTGCGCTCGGGTACGCCCAGTATCTCCCGGAAGAGCGGTATCTCTATTCCCGGGAGGCCCTGATTGATCGAATGACGATGGCGATTGGGGGCCGCGTTGCGGAAGAGATCGTGTTCGGCCGGATTACGACGGGAGCGCAGAACGACCTCGAGCGAATTACAAAGATGGCCTATGCTATGGTCGTCGACTACGGCATGAGTGAGGCCGTGGGACAGGTGAGTTTCAACATGAGTCAGCGCGAAGACTCACCCATGTTCGACAAACCATATAGCGAGTCGACGGCGGAGAAGATCGACGAGGAAGTGCGATCGATTATCGAGGAAGTACGCGAGAATGCGCGCCGACTGCTGATGCGGAAGCGCAGCAAGCTCGACGAGATGGCGCAGGCGCTTCTAGATCGGGAGGTTCTCGGCCCCGCGGAGTTGGTGGAGATCCTCGGCGAGCGCCCGCACGGCGAGTACGTAACCGTAAAGGGCGGCATCTCAACGTCGGACGGGTCCAGCGATGGCGGCGTCCCCGAAGTTCAGGCTGGCGCATCCATCCGCCAAAAGCAGGCGGATGATGCCGACCGCCCACGAGGCACGTCGGATGCCGACGGGGAAGCTGTGGGAGGTTCCAGTGAATCCAACTCCACTTCACATTCGGGCGAAACCAAGCGCAGCGAGGGGACGTAGACCCCAACCTGCAAACGAAACGGAAGCCTGCGAGGCAGGAGGCGGCGCTCAAGCGACGCCAACCCACCGACAAAAACTTCCGTCCTTTTGCAGTCCGGACGCCTGATGCTGGAGAGCATGTTGAGTGGTTCGCTTTTGCGACCGCGGCTCTCTTCGGCCCGGATCTGACGAAGAAGGCGAGTGATGCTCGCCTTTTTTTGTGCTTCAGCCTGAAAGGGCAATTGGTTTACCGGTATATATCGGTATAACGAATGGGCACCGGCTTCACGGCGTCTTCAGCCCCGAAATTATTGATTTGGTTGTCTCTTTACAGTCCGAGGCGAACCGATACGGGGGTGATCCTTTTATTCAAAAGCTGTACGGAGAGGTCAACGGCGCCTTCGCCACAAGCGGAGTCGTCAGTGGGCTATCCGCGAACTACGACACTCAAACGACGCGATCACCGTGCCGACGATACAGCAGCTGATCCGCAAAGGACGCAAGTCGAAGACCAAGAAAAGCACCTCGCCGGCGCTGGGTGATAGCCCGCAACGGCGCGGCGTATGTACCCGCGTGTACACCACGACGCCGAAGAAGCCGAACTCCGCCCTCCGCAAGGTTGCGCGTGTCCGGCTGACGAACGGCAACGAGGTGACCGCCTATATCCCAGGAGAGGGCCACAACCTGCAGGAGCACTCCATTGTGCTCGTGCGTGGTGGTCGAGTAAAAGACCTTCCGGGTGTGAAATACCACATTGTTCGTGGCGCGCTCGACGCCGCTGGTGTGGAAGATCGCCGGCAGGGTCGTTCGAAGTACGGAACGAAGAAGCCGCGCAGCTAAGCGCGCTGTATTCTCGCACTGTGCGGTGCGGGTGCAGGCCGTTCGGCGGAACCGTCCGTTGACCCTCGCGCCCGGCCCTTCTTCGGGGAGCCGCTCGTCTCGCACGCCCCTCGGGGTTTGGCGACCCACCGCGCAGCGCCCACATTATCTGTACCCCGCACGCTGGGGTGGGACACCTACTCCGGGCGTGCCTCACGATTGCCAACGACCACGTAGAACTTATGGCTAGAGACAAGGCAGCCAAAAAGCGCACCACGACGCCGGACCCCGTGTACCGGGACGAACTCGTTTCCCGGTTTGTGAACTCGATCATGCGCGATGGAAAGAAGAGTACCGCGCAGCGCATCATCTACGATGCGTTTGATGTGATAGAGGAGCGTACGGGTGAGCAGGGCATCGAGATCTTCAAGAAGGCCGTTAACAACGTTGCTCCCCTCGTGGAGGTGCGAAGCCGCCGCGTAGGTGGTGCGACGTATCAGGTGCCGATTGAAGTTCGCCCTGACCGTCGCGTGACCCTCGCGTTCCGTTGGATTATCCAGTATGCTCGGGCCCGCAAGGAGAAGAGCATGGTTAATCGTCTCGCAAGCGAGCTGCAGAGCGCAGCGAACGGCGAGGGCGGAGCGGTGAAGAAGAAGGATGACACGCACCGCATGGCCGAGTCCAACAAAGCATTCGCGCACTTCCGGTTCTAGCCTGGACGGCGCCCACAACCCCTTCGCACGTCGCTGGTCTGGTGATGCGCAGACGACCGGGTCTGCACATCCTGCTTCGCCTTCTCGAAGCGCCCCGATCGGTATAACCCACGGCATCCATCCCGGTGTGAGCGTGCCTGCGTTCGGTCCTCCCAAGGAGGAGGCCGCGCCCGGCACCCCAGCACTCATTACACAGGCAGCATATTATGGCTACCAGCAAAAACGAGAGCTTCCCGCTCGACAAGACGCGCAACATCGGCATCATGGCGCACATTGATGCCGGGAAAACCACGACGACTGAGCGT of Longibacter salinarum contains these proteins:
- the ftsH gene encoding ATP-dependent zinc metalloprotease FtsH encodes the protein MAQPERNRNTPRPSSSDDGSSKNSDRGPRFALWIYLAIFLALVVHLFIYMGGSDATTVEYSQFLDYVERGYVERVEVVNDTRIRGTYAESAVKEGKVEVPSGDEGLVLTDGASGEEKRRFTTTKPDDHELTQFLRDYNASAREAGTEPVAFTAAQEEDWLGGVLMWLIPIGLFVAIWILFMRRMGPGSQVLNIGKNKAKLFDASEDHNVTFDDVAGLQEAKEEVMEVVDFLKNPEKFTRLGGKLPKGVLLVGPPGTGKTLMAKAVAGEAGVPFFSISGSDFVEMFVGVGASRVRDLFKNAKEKAPCIIFIDEMDAIGRSRGRNSMVGGNDERENTLNQLLVEMDGFDSDAGVIIMAATNRPDVLDSALLRPGRFDRQIMVDKPDRNAREQIFGVHVRNLLLGDDVDLEVLAGQTPGFAGAEIANVCNEAALLAARKDKDAIEMSDFEQAIDRVIAGLEKKNKIISPEEREVIAFHESGHAIVGWFLENTDPVVKVSIVPRGLSALGYAQYLPEERYLYSREALIDRMTMAIGGRVAEEIVFGRITTGAQNDLERITKMAYAMVVDYGMSEAVGQVSFNMSQREDSPMFDKPYSESTAEKIDEEVRSIIEEVRENARRLLMRKRSKLDEMAQALLDREVLGPAELVEILGERPHGEYVTVKGGISTSDGSSDGGVPEVQAGASIRQKQADDADRPRGTSDADGEAVGGSSESNSTSHSGETKRSEGT
- the rpsL gene encoding 30S ribosomal protein S12, whose amino-acid sequence is MPTIQQLIRKGRKSKTKKSTSPALGDSPQRRGVCTRVYTTTPKKPNSALRKVARVRLTNGNEVTAYIPGEGHNLQEHSIVLVRGGRVKDLPGVKYHIVRGALDAAGVEDRRQGRSKYGTKKPRS
- the rpsG gene encoding 30S ribosomal protein S7 — its product is MARDKAAKKRTTTPDPVYRDELVSRFVNSIMRDGKKSTAQRIIYDAFDVIEERTGEQGIEIFKKAVNNVAPLVEVRSRRVGGATYQVPIEVRPDRRVTLAFRWIIQYARARKEKSMVNRLASELQSAANGEGGAVKKKDDTHRMAESNKAFAHFRF